From Corvus hawaiiensis isolate bCorHaw1 chromosome 13, bCorHaw1.pri.cur, whole genome shotgun sequence, one genomic window encodes:
- the RGMA gene encoding repulsive guidance molecule A translates to MRPPRERIVVKARAGWMGMGRGAGSTALGLFQILPVFLCIFPSVTSPCKILKCNSEFWAATSGSHHLGAEEAPEFCTALRAYAHCTRRTARTCRGDLAYHSAVHGIDDLMVQHNCSKDGPTSQPRLRTLPPGDSQERSDSPEICHYEKSFHKHSAAPNYTHCGLFGDPHLRTFTDTFQTCKVQGAWPLIDNNYLNVQVTNTAVLPGSSATATSKLTIIFKSFQECVDQKVYQAEMDELPAAFVDGSKNGGDKHGANSLKITEKVSGQHIEIQAKYIGTTIVVRQVGRYLTFAVRMPEEVVNAVEDQDSQGLYLCLRGCPLNQQIDFQTIRSAQATEGRARRKGPSLPAPPEAFTYETATAKCREKLPVEDLYFQSCVFDLLTTGDVNFMLAAYYAFEDVKMLHSNKDKLHLYERTRDLTPGNTAPTGTHPTLWVALLCLCWLCFL, encoded by the exons TGACATCTCCATGCAAGATCCTCAAGTGCAACTCTGAGTTCTGGGCGGCCACGTCGGGCTCGCACCACCTGGGCGCGGAGGAGGCGCCGGAGTTCTGCACGGCGCTGCGGGCCTACGCGCACTGCACCCGCCGCACCGCGCGCACCTGCAGGGGCGACCTGGCCTACCACTCGGCCGTGCATGGCATAGACGATCTCATGGTGCAGCACAACTGCTCCAAGGATGGCCCCACGTCCCAGCCCCGCCTCCGGACATTGCCCCCCGGGGACAGCCAGGAGCGCTCCGACAGCCCCGAGATCTGCCACTATGAGAAGAGCTTTCACAAACACTCGGCCGCCCCCAACTACACCCACTGCGGGCTCTTTGGGGACCCCCACCTCAGGACTTTCACGGACACTTTCCAGACCTGCAAGGTGCAGGGGGCTTGGCCGCTCATAGACAATAACTACCTGAATGTGCAGGTCACCAACACGGCGGTGCTGCCTGGCTCCTCGGCCACCGCCACCAGCAAG CTCACCATCATCTTCAAGAGCTTCCAGGAGTGTGTGGATCAGAAAGTGTACCAGGCAGAGATGGACGAGCTCCCCGCTGCCTTTGTCGACGGCTCCAAGAACGGAGGGGACAAGCACGGAGCCAACAGCCTGAAGATCACGGAGAAGGTGTCGGGCCAGCACATTGAGATCCAGGCCAAGTACATCGGCACCACCATCGTGGTGAGGCAGGTGGGGCGGTACCTCACCTTCGCCGTGCGCATGCCGGAGGAGGTGGTCAACGCCGTGGAGGACCAGGACAGTCAGGGCCTCTACCTGTGCCTCCGTGGTTGTCCACTCAACCAACAGATTGACTTCCAGACCATCCGCTCGGCTCAGGCCACGGAGGGTCGTGCCCGTAGGAAGGGGCCCAGCCTGCCGGCCCCGCCCGAGGCCTTCACCTACGAAACAGCCACGGCCAAGTGCAGGGAAAAGCTGCCCGTGGAGGACCTCTACTTCCAGTCCTGTGTCTTCGACCTCCTCACCACGGGAGATGTCAACTTCATGCTGGCTGCTTACTATGCCTTTGAGGACGTGAAGATGCTTCACTCCAACAAAGACAAGCTGCACCTCTATGAAAGGACACGGGACCTGACCCCGGGTAACACGGCTCCCACGGGAACACATCCCACCCTCTGGGTagcactgctgtgtttgtgttggTTGTGCTTCTTATAG